One Triticum dicoccoides isolate Atlit2015 ecotype Zavitan chromosome 4B, WEW_v2.0, whole genome shotgun sequence genomic window carries:
- the LOC119290690 gene encoding uncharacterized protein LOC119290690, whose amino-acid sequence MRRRFVPEHYKRDMYNKLQRLSQGNMSVDEYYKEMELLMIRTGTTEDPEATMARFFNGLNIEVQDRVEMVVYYNIQDLVHQAVRAEQQIKRRQVNIVPTTTLNTWRRSQYKSEDVGPSSRATSSNRSHGSVQKDASKSGLSMVDSSAQSTGRTSDIECFKCGGRGHMKRECPNEKRVLLTRDGYASASDEEVVSDTSGEKSEDVEDVVASFEAAESYPSLMVQRVQEDHIEDKGQRWNIFQTQCKINNTNCKLIIDGGSYTNAVSKDLVDTLALPTWKHPQPHCVEWLYQSGKLKVTHKVRLNFLVGNYTDTVICDVLPMDACHLLLGRPWQYDRHATHEGRSNTYSFWKAGRRHVLRSMFMAEIMVDTTASLKKSMKSTAKPRTVLFQGGGDDVSTDALAKFDQAIDSNILMVGTIALKIQSSKPKPDEVKPNFRTPPRQVMLGSLSFQV is encoded by the coding sequence atgaggcgacgttttgttcctgagcactataaaagagatatgtacaacaagttgcagcggctctctcaaggtaatatgagtgttgatgaatattacaaggagatggaatTGCTTATGATACGTACAGGGACAACGGAGGATCCGGAGGCGACTATGGCTCGTTTCTTTAACGGGCTAAATATCGAGGTGCAGGATCGTGTTGAGATGGTGGTCTACTACAACATACAAGATCTTGTGCACCAAGCTGTGCGTGCGGAACAACAGATTAAGCGACGCCAAGTCAACATTGTTCCCACTACCACTTTGAACACATGGCGACGCTCGCAGTATAAGAGTGAGGATGTCGGTCCTAGCTCCAGGGCGACATCATCAAATCGCTCTCATGGTTCCGTGCAAAAGGATGCTTCAAAATCAGGACTGTCGATGGTTGATTCTAGTGCACAGTCGACCGGACGCACTAGTGACATagagtgtttcaagtgtggaggaagGGGACATATGAAGCGTGAATGTCCTAATGAGAAAAGAGTGTTGCTCACGAGAGATGGCTATGCATCCGCTAGTGATGAAGAGGTAGTTTCTGACACTTCTGGTGAAAAatctgaagatgttgaagatgtggttgCGAGTTTTGAAGCTGCTGAATCATATCCGTCTTTGATGGTGCAACGGGTGCAAGAAGATCACATTGAGGATAAGGGGCAGCGATGGAATATTTTTCAAACTCAATGCAAAATCAACAACACTAATTGCAAGTTGATCATAGATGGAGGAAGCTACACCAACGCGGTTAGCAAGGACTTGGTGGATACTTTAGCTTTGCCTACCTGGAAGCACCCACAACCCCACTGCGTCGAATGGTTATATCAGTCGGGGAAACTGAAAGTTACTCACAAGGTGCGTCTCAATTTTTTGGTTGGTAACTATACTGATACAGTGATTTGTGATGTATTGCCGATGGATGCATGTCACTTATTGTTGGGGAGACCATGGCAATATGACCGTCATGCCACACATGAGGGACGGTCCAATACATACTCTTTTTGGAAAGCAGGAAGACGACATGTTCTGCGATCTATGTTTATGGCAGAAATCATGGTGGACACAACTGCTTCACTGAAGAAGTCTATGAAATCTACcgcaaaaccgaggacggttttgttTCAAGGAGGAGGGGATGATGTGTCCACTGATGCATTAGCAAAATTTGATCAAGCCATAGATTCTAATATTTTAATGGTGGGTACAATTGCACTCAAAATACAGTCATCGAAACCTAAGCCGGACGAGGTTAAACCTAATTTTAGGACTCCGCCGCGTCAGGTTATGCTTGGATCATTatcattccaagtctga